The segment tgaaataatCCAATCAAAGGTTGTgacacccttttttttataaaattttttaagacaGAGGTGAGTATATGCTAAAGACCAAGAGTTGATATTAACAAAGtagcaaaaaaaacaaagactaacgagtaaaagtttttttttttcctcttttgaagtaaaaaatataacaaaggacataaaaatatacttccaATCTCATATAAATTATGAATCTCATCAAATATTTCTATAGTACTCTCAAACGATTACCGAGACAAAGGTCAAATAGTTGGTGCTGTAGAGTCAAAATGCTTGGTGGTGGTTGAGGAAAAACCATATATATTAACGATTCCAGCCTTGTCATAGCATATACTCATCTTctcaaacctctctctctctctcacttagCTTTTCTTATTCATACTCAAAACCCACATACCCAAGCCGCAAAAAAATGGGCTCAAGTGGCGAAACCCAGATGACTCCAACCCAAGTCTCAGATGAAGAAGCCAACCTCTTTGCCATGCAACTAGCCAGTGCTTCAGTGCTCCCCATGGTCCTTAAATCTGCCATAGAACTTGATCTCTTGGAGATCATAGCCAAGGCTGGACCGGGGGCTTACCTTTCTCCTGCAGAGATTGCTTCCCAGCTCCCTACAAAAAACCCAGATGCACCTGTGATTGTGGACCGCATATTGAGGCTCCTGGCTAGCTACTCTGTTCTCACATACTCTCTGCGCACACTCCCTGATGGGAAAATTGAGAGGCTGTATGGTACAGCTCCTGTGTGTAAGTTCTTGACCAAGAATGAAGAAGGTGTGTCTCTTgctgctctctctctcatgaatcAAGATAAGGTCCTCATGGAGAGCTGGTAATCTCTTCTCAATCtcatcctcttctttttctttttctttttttttggacaaatgGGTCCAGTTTATAAatgattttagaaaaattttgatacccttttttttttcttttgataaattttataaaaatattctaaaaatatttcttaaacatcagttaaataattttataaactgGTGGAATTGAAATTATTGATTAATTGGGCTAATAGTTGATAATAAAATACATGTCACACTTTCTTTTCTacttattcctaaaaaaaaaaaaaaaaattattccttgATTTTAAAAGAGTCACACTGTCATTCTTTTTAAGCTGAACAGAGAAGCCTTTCTCCTATGTCGTCTGAGAAATTATTCACTTTCAATCAATGGAGAGAAGTGGGTCTGTTTCAACAATTCATTATAATGAAAAATAGTAATGTATTCTTGATGTTGTTTTTAATGGGTTGCATTTGCATGCACAACGAGGTCTCTCCTTGTATCATTGCATACACAGAGTTGATTTTAACTCGAGATCATTAGGATGCTACTATAATAATGCTCAAGAAAGCTACACTGGTGCctctaaccattttttttttcctactaaaAAACACCTCCGTCATCAAATGATTAGGAAGTTTGAATATATGAATAGTTTGTTCATATAATTTTCCTTTACCTTTACCTCGGTCTGTACAGGTTGGAGTCCTGTCTCTTGGGTTTAGTGACGAGTGATgaccaatatatattttttctttaaaaaaaaaaaaaaaatagaaacttgtGAATCATTCAATGGGTTGGTAAAAGGGCCCCACCAACATTTTTGAAACTTGGAAAAATCATCCTTTataattttaaaggtttttttttttattttaaagaaaaatataaagggCCCGCCCCTTGAAAATGGcctttgtaactttttttttttttttttattatctttttcccTGAGTTGTTGGTGGGtgccaaatctttttttttttttttggtaaataaaaaagtacagTTGATGCTTAATCTTATTACGTCCAGCCGCAGTACCTCAAGCAAtccttaaaagacaaaaaaaaaaaaaaaaaaagggtttattgtctttcaattttcaaatgaaaaaacatataaaataaattcagtTTAAATAAGGCTAtccatttttttcaaatcaaataaaaaattaaattaaaaaattattaatattgtgTCTATCGAGTTTTAGAgctaaattgataaaatctctaaaatcatagattaaaattttataataaataaataaacaaaacaaaagatatGGCGGCAACATTAAATATACCAAGGTGGATTGCgagtcaaaattttttttattttatatatttgggGATAATAATATACAATCAATTGGATTTGGAGTATACTATTGTCTATCGCTAGGCAAGTTGCCGTGCCAAGTAGTTGCTTCAACCAACTTGGATTGGGTGGTGGATTgtgatatatataaatgaagTCATGAGTCATGATCAACAATTTTTAAGTCCCTTTAGATTAGTCAGagtgattttcactctttttataattaatagcATAACATTACTATTAGGACTACTAATAAGTTGtactttgtttctttctctttctttatgcGACACTTtgcaaagaaaaattagaaagaaaaacctTAGTGGGACCCTTAAAAAATGTTTAGGGTGATTTGTGGGATAGATAGTCACTAGATGCTGATGGGCATAGGGGACCCTCCACTTAGGAGTCTAAAACAATCAACCACCATTGCATCTATGATCTCCTAATTGCTTGCTGCTTAGTGCTTTACTAAGGCTGTGCATAGCATGATCTATTTTCTATGCCTCAATTATTATACCCAACAATTGGCATTTACATGATTCCAATGATTGCTTACTGCTTAGTGCTTTACTAAGGCTGTGCATAACTTCTATTTTGTATGCATCAAATCATTATACCTAACAATTTGCACAACATGATTCCAAGTATCTTATGTGTGAGATATTAGATATATGTAACCTCTAAAGAAAAGATATTAGATATATGTATAGGGCTTTTATAGGTTTACATTTTACTAGTAATCTTCTGAAAAAAACACATTGTACTAGTAATGTAAGCTAAGAATTTTCCATATGTATATTCCCTTTTATGGTGTATAGATTTCACAGGTTCCTATAAAAGAAGTAACAATTATCTATAGTATTGGATTTatgtatcattaaaaaaaatatgtatcaTCCATCTCCTAGTACGTGGACCTATAATTATGTGGGATCCATACGATGTGAGAAAGATGATGCATGTATCATAATCATAAGATTTTTTTCTAGAAGAGgtgaagaaaaattgaaaaaaaaaataatgaaagaaaggTTTGGTTTTGCATTTTTGAATGCTATGGATCAGGTTTGTAATTAAGAAAAGTCCACCATTTCACACTAGCTCTTCTTTTCTGGCCTCAATAATGGACTCACCTTTCACTTTCAATTCACACTAGCTTCATGACTTGATGTTTATGACCTGTCCATGCTTCGTTAGATCTTTGAGCATTAACAACGGTATATACCAAACTAGgacttctttttttgagaaaaaactaGGACTTTAACTGTCAACTACTATTAAATAAAGATAGGCCTTGTATTTGATGTAAAAGTTGGAAAAAGATGGTACTTTGTCATCTACGTGTATTGTATTGCATAGACATTTTGGCATTTTACATGAGAATTCATTCACCTTCCAGCCAAAGAAAAgtagaaaactaaaattttcacTTAATTGACTAATTCTATTTTCTATAGGTACTACTTGAAAGATGCAGTTCTTGAAGGTGGGATTCCATTTAACAAGGCCCATGGAATGACCTCATTTGAGTATCATGGTAAAGATCTTAGATTCAACAAGGTATTCAACAAGGGAATGTCTGATCACTCTACCATTACCATGAAGAAAATATTGGAGACCTACAAAGGCTTTGAGGGTCTCACATCAGTGGTTGATGTTGGTGGTGGTACTGGAGCTGTCCTTAGCATGATCGTCGCAAAATACCCCTCTATTAAGGGCATCAATTTTGATTTGCCCCACGTGATCGAGGATGCACCATCTTATCCCGGTATtgacactattttatttttatttatgtcaTATATTAAATTAAGTAGTTTCAAGTTATCTCATCTGACAAAGTTTCTTGTCCATAGGTTCAAATCTATAGTATCTATTGTAAAAGTCATATGGTTGATAGTATGCTTAATCTAAGCTATATTTTATAATGGCAATGTAGATTTAAGCGCTTGCCTATTACCTTTGTCTTTAGTAAATCAGACTTTTCAAGAGGGTTGTTGGATGCAGACTGGTGGGCAGTGGCCTATTCTAAagtcttttttatatttattacttTATTCCCAAACTAAAACCATATGTACCGCAgcataatgcttttttttttttttttaattattattataatgatgTTTCTTGTCCATTAGTAAAGCCATATACTTATTTGTATGCTTAACTTAAGCTATCTTTTATATGGCAAAGTAGAGTTAAGCGCCTGCCTATTTAGACCTTTGTTTTTAATAAGTTAAAGACTTTTTCTGGAGGGTTGTTGCATGCAGATTGGTGGTCAattgtaaagtttttttttttaatatgtaatacTTGATTCCCAAACTAAAACCCTGTATAATGCATTATAATGCTATTCTTTTTGTAatgttttttgggtttaataATGATCTCATGGGCTAGATATG is part of the Quercus robur chromosome 9, dhQueRobu3.1, whole genome shotgun sequence genome and harbors:
- the LOC126700151 gene encoding caffeic acid 3-O-methyltransferase, producing MGSSGETQMTPTQVSDEEANLFAMQLASASVLPMVLKSAIELDLLEIIAKAGPGAYLSPAEIASQLPTKNPDAPVIVDRILRLLASYSVLTYSLRTLPDGKIERLYGTAPVCKFLTKNEEGVSLAALSLMNQDKVLMESWYYLKDAVLEGGIPFNKAHGMTSFEYHGKDLRFNKVFNKGMSDHSTITMKKILETYKGFEGLTSVVDVGGGTGAVLSMIVAKYPSIKGINFDLPHVIEDAPSYPGVEHVGGDMFVSVPKGDAIFMKWICHDWSDEHCSNFLKNCYAALPDNGKVILAECILPVAPDTSLAAKGVIHIDVIMLAHNPGGKERTEKEFEALAKGAGFQGFRVVCSAFNTYIIEFIKKL